In a genomic window of Methanomassiliicoccales archaeon:
- a CDS encoding helix-turn-helix domain-containing protein: MLALVQVEIIDEISNNLDGISFNQLVRRMKLKVSRVTLLKELRLLTAKGYVKVENDPRHKQRKLFRLGEELHSVIGELRSIEQKMLDNPIHHLSDFLSFYVEKIRELKDDWMKDFVRHRLRHGLERALRKMEEVV, encoded by the coding sequence ATGCTCGCACTTGTTCAGGTAGAGATCATCGATGAAATCTCGAATAATTTGGACGGAATCTCTTTCAACCAATTGGTAAGGAGAATGAAATTGAAAGTATCACGGGTTACGCTCTTAAAGGAGTTGAGGTTACTCACCGCCAAAGGTTACGTGAAGGTCGAAAATGATCCAAGACATAAGCAACGGAAATTATTCCGCCTAGGCGAGGAATTGCATAGCGTCATTGGAGAGTTGAGGTCTATAGAACAGAAGATGCTGGACAATCCCATTCACCATCTCTCGGACTTCCTCTCGTTTTATGTCGAAAAAATTCGTGAATTGAAAGATGATTGGATGAAGGATTTTGTAAGGCACCGCTTGCGACACGGTCTCGAAAGAGCGCTTCGAAAAATGGAGGAAGTAGTATGA
- a CDS encoding mandelate racemase/muconate lactonizing enzyme family protein, producing MKITDVRVITIGQNVPPNGCSRGRSITFRGTALVVIDTDEGIQGVGEGYGPEYYITRTIVERKFKPWLIGQDPLDIERLWRKMLMTTVYWDQKGQGVAAASGVDMALWDIAGKYYGVPVYKLLGGDARGGGRIQAYASDLFWDTPEKMAATAKRYAKKGFPLIKTHLGNGLQEDEKRVKAITEAIGDAQLMVDMNCGYGRVEALKVGRMLEKYGVYWYEEPLSPYDIDGYAWLKQKLDIPIATGENEYTKWGFKELFLKNAVDFAMPDIMRCGGITETKKICAMAEAFEVVCSPHNYTTGVGLAATIQLIACTPNCDLLELDMTDYALYQSLLKSPLEIDNHGRVKIPNDPGLGVELKEDIIKKYSVD from the coding sequence TTGAAAATTACAGATGTGAGGGTGATCACGATTGGGCAGAACGTTCCTCCAAATGGTTGTTCACGCGGAAGATCAATCACCTTTAGAGGGACTGCCCTCGTCGTGATCGACACTGACGAAGGCATTCAAGGCGTGGGAGAAGGATACGGCCCAGAGTACTATATCACAAGGACGATCGTTGAGAGAAAGTTCAAACCATGGCTCATTGGTCAAGATCCGCTTGACATCGAGAGACTGTGGCGAAAGATGCTGATGACGACTGTCTATTGGGATCAAAAGGGACAAGGTGTCGCCGCTGCGAGCGGCGTCGATATGGCCCTTTGGGATATTGCCGGGAAGTATTATGGTGTCCCAGTCTACAAACTGTTGGGCGGAGATGCAAGGGGCGGAGGCAGGATACAGGCCTACGCGAGCGATCTATTCTGGGATACTCCTGAAAAAATGGCGGCAACGGCGAAGCGGTATGCCAAGAAAGGATTCCCTTTGATCAAGACGCACCTCGGCAACGGTCTCCAAGAGGATGAAAAGCGCGTAAAGGCGATCACCGAGGCGATCGGCGACGCGCAGTTGATGGTTGATATGAACTGCGGTTATGGCCGCGTCGAGGCGCTCAAGGTTGGAAGGATGCTCGAGAAATATGGCGTTTACTGGTATGAAGAGCCTCTCTCTCCATATGATATCGATGGTTATGCGTGGCTGAAACAGAAACTGGACATCCCGATCGCGACTGGTGAGAACGAGTATACCAAATGGGGGTTCAAGGAGTTGTTTCTGAAGAATGCCGTAGATTTTGCCATGCCGGATATCATGAGGTGCGGCGGAATCACGGAGACAAAGAAAATTTGTGCGATGGCTGAAGCGTTCGAAGTCGTCTGTTCCCCCCATAACTACACAACTGGTGTGGGACTTGCCGCAACAATTCAACTCATCGCATGCACACCGAACTGCGACCTTCTCGAATTGGACATGACCGATTACGCGCTGTATCAGAGTCTACTGAAATCACCATTGGAAATTGACAATCATGGAAGGGTAAAGATCCCGAATGATCCCGGCCTTGGTGTCGAGTTGAAAGAGGACATCATCAAGAAATATTCGGTCGATTGA
- a CDS encoding DUF167 family protein, with translation MQTQAVAKEVPGGVIVELIVSPGARISKIDGVDPWRNRLVVKVTSSPEQGKANEELQNLLSNFFESDVEIVKGNRSRLKTALVRGDLRSIESKLKGLNEKSS, from the coding sequence GTGCAGACTCAGGCCGTCGCCAAGGAAGTACCTGGAGGCGTCATTGTAGAATTGATTGTCTCGCCAGGCGCAAGAATTTCAAAGATCGATGGGGTTGATCCGTGGCGAAATCGTCTCGTCGTAAAAGTGACTTCGTCCCCTGAGCAAGGGAAAGCGAATGAAGAGCTGCAAAACCTCCTATCTAATTTCTTTGAATCAGATGTTGAAATCGTGAAGGGAAATAGAAGTCGATTGAAGACCGCCCTTGTGAGAGGCGATCTCCGGAGTATTGAGTCAAAATTGAAGGGTTTAAATGAGAAATCAAGTTGA
- a CDS encoding radical SAM protein produces MMPKIVLTCDETLTSTYRNIPLLDFFGCAPVEKIPNAVYRLLDTQLPHNSGVLSIAPYSLRKIEAALVNGGYPETVVVHARFVTQFINRETRVVGVSAMDPLGLGPVSLMFTNGGRLTSYTKKKFHELIRRLVSFRNSKRYSFKIVVGGPGAWQLVASDDWRAMGIDHIVLGEADAVAGEIIRDIEMGNANEVIRVGRFPSPEEIPPIIGPAYKGMVEVMRGCGRNCRYCDPNLRRIRHIPDDVMRKEIEVNLTAGLTTAWLHSDDIFLYKLEDRKEYRPNSDEVVRLFEKVMSIPGVKFSNPTHGTIAPVVADPSMVQRITEVVRAGPSKWIGIQMGLETASPSLIGKYMEGKVKPFSPSEWPELVVRGTQILNENYWFPAYTAIIGLPGETREDLLDTARLIVTMEAVLRDRIGNKAHFTVTPLSFVPAGSLKDGKAFDIEEQMTEEGYLLIYHSWKHLIKELSSFIPNGGADMKLMTFYPIARVGLFVILDFMRRWGIRMGYDPDRRLEPLDVRLAAS; encoded by the coding sequence ATGATGCCAAAGATCGTTCTCACTTGCGATGAAACACTTACGAGCACCTATCGAAACATCCCTCTTCTGGACTTCTTTGGATGTGCCCCTGTCGAAAAGATTCCAAATGCTGTCTATCGTTTGCTCGATACCCAGCTCCCCCACAATAGCGGTGTTCTTTCGATCGCTCCCTATTCTTTGCGCAAGATCGAAGCTGCGCTTGTGAATGGAGGTTATCCGGAAACGGTCGTCGTTCATGCTCGTTTTGTAACACAGTTCATCAATCGGGAAACGCGCGTCGTCGGTGTTTCTGCGATGGATCCGTTAGGCCTGGGGCCAGTCTCATTGATGTTCACAAATGGAGGACGCCTGACATCCTACACGAAAAAGAAATTCCACGAGTTGATCCGAAGGCTTGTATCTTTTAGAAATTCAAAGAGGTATTCCTTCAAGATCGTTGTAGGTGGGCCAGGCGCATGGCAGCTTGTCGCCTCCGACGACTGGAGGGCAATGGGAATTGACCACATCGTTCTGGGAGAGGCAGATGCAGTTGCTGGAGAAATTATCAGGGACATTGAGATGGGAAATGCGAACGAGGTGATCAGGGTTGGTCGATTTCCATCGCCGGAGGAGATTCCACCAATCATCGGGCCTGCATACAAGGGAATGGTCGAGGTCATGAGAGGATGCGGAAGGAATTGCAGATATTGCGATCCAAATCTCCGTCGAATTAGACACATACCAGATGATGTAATGCGCAAGGAGATCGAGGTCAATCTTACGGCGGGGCTGACAACCGCCTGGCTTCATAGTGACGATATTTTTCTCTATAAATTGGAAGATCGAAAAGAATACCGTCCGAACAGTGACGAAGTTGTCCGTCTTTTCGAAAAGGTGATGTCCATCCCTGGAGTCAAATTTTCAAATCCGACGCACGGTACAATCGCTCCAGTAGTCGCGGATCCATCGATGGTACAGAGAATTACCGAGGTGGTTAGGGCTGGCCCTTCTAAATGGATTGGAATTCAGATGGGCCTCGAAACAGCCTCTCCCTCCCTGATCGGAAAATACATGGAAGGCAAGGTGAAACCATTTAGTCCTTCAGAATGGCCAGAACTCGTTGTGAGGGGGACACAGATCCTAAATGAAAACTATTGGTTCCCTGCTTATACGGCAATTATCGGTCTACCTGGCGAAACAAGAGAAGACCTCCTGGATACGGCACGACTTATCGTGACGATGGAGGCGGTTCTGCGGGATCGCATTGGTAACAAGGCACACTTCACGGTCACACCTCTTTCCTTTGTGCCCGCAGGATCCTTGAAAGATGGGAAGGCCTTCGATATCGAGGAGCAAATGACGGAGGAGGGGTATCTCCTGATCTATCATTCTTGGAAGCATCTTATTAAAGAACTCTCATCATTTATTCCGAACGGGGGCGCCGATATGAAGTTGATGACATTCTATCCAATCGCGCGTGTAGGGCTCTTTGTAATTCTCGATTTCATGAGGCGCTGGGGAATTCGAATGGGATACGACCCTGATCGGCGGCTCGAACCACTTGACGTAAGGTTAGCTGCATCCTGA
- a CDS encoding MBL fold metallo-hydrolase yields MRSTGNSGIKVHVLASGSDANCTVIVTRDTTLMIDAGLSLKQTKKSLGTFGIDISEIDAILLTHEHVDHSRHAPAISKKHNIPIAGNLQTLAALGLDGKENFIVFEDTIPFSIGSVKIEALPTSHRAADPVAFQITTESKKLVIATDLGKVTPPILSAMSDADFVMLESNHDVHMLVSGPYPQSLKRWILSEKGHLSNGDCARALKVTRNSHRMIFLAHLSRINNTPEIAKRTVANELGCDPGMIGCIENPGDVKSMHVD; encoded by the coding sequence GTGCGCTCTACGGGAAACTCTGGTATCAAGGTTCATGTACTTGCAAGTGGCAGTGATGCCAATTGCACTGTTATTGTTACGAGGGACACAACATTGATGATCGATGCGGGCCTCAGCTTAAAGCAAACAAAAAAGTCTCTCGGAACATTCGGCATAGATATCTCGGAGATCGACGCGATCCTACTGACCCACGAGCACGTCGATCATTCAAGACATGCCCCAGCGATTTCGAAGAAGCACAACATTCCGATCGCTGGAAATCTTCAAACACTGGCCGCGTTAGGTCTTGATGGGAAAGAGAATTTCATCGTTTTCGAGGACACGATCCCTTTTTCGATCGGGTCCGTTAAGATTGAAGCTCTACCAACGTCCCACCGTGCTGCTGATCCTGTGGCGTTCCAGATCACTACTGAGTCTAAGAAATTGGTGATCGCTACAGACCTTGGAAAGGTCACCCCCCCTATTCTTTCCGCAATGAGCGATGCAGATTTTGTGATGCTTGAATCAAATCACGACGTCCATATGCTGGTCTCGGGACCCTACCCGCAGTCCCTAAAGCGCTGGATTTTGAGCGAAAAGGGGCATCTATCGAACGGGGATTGTGCGCGCGCCCTCAAAGTCACGCGGAATTCACATCGCATGATCTTCCTCGCCCATCTCAGTCGCATTAATAACACACCAGAGATCGCAAAAAGGACTGTTGCCAACGAACTTGGGTGTGATCCTGGAATGATCGGTTGTATCGAAAACCCAGGGGATGTTAAGAGCATGCATGTCGATTAA
- the coaBC gene encoding bifunctional phosphopantothenoylcysteine decarboxylase/phosphopantothenate--cysteine ligase CoaBC produces MHPSESIWGTKSKSLAGKKIILGVTGSIAAVESLELARELIRHGAQVRAVMTPESLKIITQHTMEFATGQPVITNIGGQVEHVSLLGDFPDRADLLLIAPCTANTISKIAAGIDDTPVTTMATTAVGSGVPIMIAPAMHISMYRHPIVQKNIKTLTEYGIEFIDPYIEGKKAKLASVEEITERVIRRLGPRDFLGKRILIIGGSSAEPIDDMRIITNRGTGETAVQIALAAFERSADVELWMGRSSVTIPEFIRTKRFETLADLLEMVGEIDQDIVLVPAALSDYTVEKTEGKIPSDKEELVLHLRRAPKVLESIRKKKCVLFGFKAESSVTADELVARARSRMIEFELDGIVANDLREVSKGTTKVTIMTKKGTICTVAGSKKEVAHRILDEVLRYIT; encoded by the coding sequence ATGCACCCTTCTGAGAGCATTTGGGGCACGAAGAGTAAATCTCTAGCAGGGAAGAAAATCATATTGGGCGTCACGGGCAGCATTGCGGCTGTTGAGTCATTAGAACTTGCGAGGGAACTCATCAGACACGGCGCGCAGGTCCGAGCGGTGATGACACCTGAGTCACTGAAGATCATTACGCAACATACGATGGAATTTGCCACAGGCCAGCCAGTTATCACTAATATAGGAGGACAGGTCGAACATGTGTCGCTGCTCGGTGATTTCCCTGATAGAGCGGACTTGCTCTTGATAGCCCCGTGCACTGCTAATACGATCTCGAAGATTGCCGCGGGCATTGATGACACCCCTGTAACGACAATGGCCACGACTGCGGTCGGTTCTGGTGTTCCGATTATGATAGCACCGGCTATGCATATATCGATGTACCGACACCCGATTGTCCAGAAGAACATTAAAACGCTTACCGAGTATGGAATCGAGTTCATCGATCCATATATCGAGGGAAAAAAGGCTAAATTGGCGAGCGTCGAGGAGATCACAGAGAGGGTAATAAGAAGACTCGGCCCGAGGGATTTTCTCGGCAAACGGATCCTGATAATTGGTGGTTCATCCGCAGAGCCTATAGACGACATGAGGATCATTACGAATCGGGGAACCGGAGAGACAGCCGTTCAGATTGCATTAGCAGCCTTCGAAAGATCTGCAGATGTCGAACTCTGGATGGGGCGTTCTAGCGTGACGATACCGGAATTCATAAGGACAAAAAGATTTGAGACACTTGCAGACCTATTGGAAATGGTCGGAGAAATCGATCAGGACATCGTTCTCGTACCCGCCGCGTTGTCAGACTATACGGTAGAAAAGACTGAGGGAAAGATCCCTTCAGACAAAGAGGAACTTGTCCTTCACCTCAGGCGAGCACCTAAGGTTCTCGAATCGATCAGGAAAAAGAAATGCGTGCTCTTTGGATTCAAGGCCGAATCTAGTGTCACAGCCGACGAGCTTGTCGCAAGGGCAAGATCACGAATGATTGAGTTCGAACTCGACGGCATTGTCGCAAATGATCTCAGAGAAGTATCTAAGGGAACGACGAAGGTCACGATTATGACGAAGAAGGGCACGATATGCACAGTTGCGGGGTCGAAGAAAGAAGTTGCACACAGAATTTTGGATGAAGTTCTGAGGTACATCACATGA
- a CDS encoding ATP/GTP-binding protein, with translation MRNIYFIGTAGSGKSTLTYAFHDWLELQGIDSIVVNLDPGAEAVPYTPDVDIRDWIRLNEIMNEYGLGPNGAQIVCADLIALNVKEVVSTVEEFRTNYVLIDTPGQMELFAFRQSSMVVVDEFGREDSFLVFLSDPQLAKTPSGFVSDLMLCAITHFRFAIPILNVLSKIDTLTEEELETIMNWSRDPYALNNALGEAHGVTQSLLSLELFKALENIGMYKELIPVSAEMPYGMEDIYNAIQQYFAGGEDLTKD, from the coding sequence ATGCGGAATATATACTTTATCGGAACGGCTGGTAGCGGAAAAAGTACATTGACGTACGCTTTTCACGATTGGCTGGAGCTTCAGGGGATCGATTCAATCGTTGTGAATCTTGATCCAGGTGCGGAGGCAGTCCCATATACACCAGATGTTGACATACGGGACTGGATCCGTCTCAATGAAATCATGAATGAATATGGATTGGGGCCCAATGGTGCGCAGATTGTCTGTGCTGATCTGATCGCGCTCAATGTGAAAGAAGTCGTCTCGACAGTTGAGGAATTCAGAACAAATTATGTGCTCATTGACACACCTGGCCAGATGGAATTATTCGCCTTTAGGCAATCAAGCATGGTCGTAGTTGATGAGTTCGGCAGGGAGGATTCATTCCTCGTCTTCCTCTCGGATCCGCAGCTTGCAAAAACCCCCTCTGGCTTTGTGTCTGATCTGATGCTCTGCGCGATAACGCATTTCAGGTTTGCGATCCCAATTTTAAACGTGCTTTCAAAGATTGATACCCTTACTGAGGAGGAACTCGAGACAATTATGAACTGGTCGAGAGATCCCTATGCGCTGAACAATGCGCTTGGGGAAGCGCACGGAGTGACACAGAGCTTGCTGAGTCTAGAGCTTTTCAAAGCCCTTGAGAATATTGGCATGTACAAGGAGCTCATTCCAGTGTCTGCGGAGATGCCGTACGGAATGGAAGACATCTATAATGCGATCCAACAGTATTTCGCTGGTGGGGAAGATCTGACGAAGGATTGA
- a CDS encoding helix-turn-helix domain-containing protein, giving the protein MSYKIAYLMHALEASRIIMDEYCVKILSATLEEPRTAIELSRQMNIPIAACYRRIRMLQKNGLLRCKEKKLSADGKYIAAYESLLKKAHILYENGRVRARLEMVSGEEEELVLECR; this is encoded by the coding sequence ATGAGCTACAAAATCGCGTACTTGATGCATGCGCTAGAGGCTTCCAGGATTATCATGGATGAGTATTGCGTCAAAATCTTATCTGCGACGCTTGAGGAGCCCAGAACTGCAATCGAATTGAGCAGGCAGATGAATATCCCAATCGCGGCATGCTACCGTAGAATACGGATGCTGCAGAAAAACGGACTGCTGCGATGTAAAGAGAAGAAGCTGTCGGCCGACGGCAAATACATTGCGGCCTACGAATCCCTTCTGAAGAAGGCTCACATTCTCTATGAAAACGGCAGAGTAAGGGCGCGGTTGGAGATGGTATCAGGCGAAGAGGAAGAACTCGTCCTTGAGTGCAGATGA
- the tmk gene encoding dTMP kinase produces the protein MTTAFQTVTREESIADIRSIDLASRGRFFVFEGIDGSGKTTISSNVYRLLRTETTREIILTTEPTDTWLGSAVRRAYAENLGPFVEALLFVADRSAHTANIQSWIDSGKIVLSDRYYASTLAYQGASLIPIIGERALDWLRLINEPIIRKPDLTFFLQIPPEVGIERMRARSEKTKFERLEFLREVDRLYRMIAKDDDSFVLIDATRPIDAIVSEIVHLIKKNL, from the coding sequence ATGACAACAGCGTTTCAGACCGTGACAAGGGAAGAGTCCATCGCAGACATCAGGTCGATAGATTTAGCCAGCCGTGGTCGGTTTTTTGTATTCGAGGGGATCGATGGTTCTGGAAAAACAACAATTTCATCGAATGTTTACCGTTTGCTCCGTACGGAGACCACACGAGAGATCATTCTGACCACCGAGCCGACAGATACGTGGCTAGGAAGCGCCGTGAGGCGAGCATATGCCGAAAACCTCGGCCCTTTTGTCGAAGCGCTGCTATTTGTCGCCGATAGATCTGCGCACACTGCGAATATCCAGAGTTGGATCGACTCTGGGAAAATTGTCCTCTCTGACCGCTATTATGCATCAACCTTGGCGTATCAGGGCGCTTCACTGATTCCAATCATCGGTGAACGTGCCCTTGATTGGCTCAGACTCATCAATGAACCTATTATCAGGAAGCCCGACCTCACCTTCTTCCTCCAGATCCCACCGGAGGTCGGCATTGAAAGGATGAGGGCAAGGTCGGAAAAGACAAAATTCGAGCGTCTCGAATTTTTAAGAGAAGTCGATAGACTTTACAGAATGATTGCGAAAGATGATGATTCCTTTGTTCTAATCGACGCAACTAGACCAATTGATGCGATTGTCAGCGAAATCGTACATCTTATCAAAAAGAATCTTTAA
- a CDS encoding CBS domain-containing protein — translation MPDLRVRDVMTTTVVTIKGDATLHDATISFAINGISGAPVVDNEGKLIGVLSETDILAFVKNLQEEIRRKHPSVSFLSVPFEDILKDEKLAKIYNEISSKKVSEIMTKDVVTVTPDTEIMDAIDIMMKKDVNRMPVVEHGKLVGIVTKGDIIWALYKDKFSKA, via the coding sequence ATGCCTGATCTACGCGTTCGCGACGTGATGACGACGACAGTCGTCACAATTAAAGGAGATGCGACCTTACATGATGCTACTATAAGTTTCGCGATCAATGGGATTTCTGGCGCCCCCGTTGTAGATAACGAGGGGAAACTGATTGGTGTTTTGAGCGAGACTGATATCCTTGCGTTTGTGAAGAATCTTCAAGAAGAAATCCGTCGGAAGCACCCTTCCGTATCTTTCCTGTCCGTTCCATTTGAAGACATTTTGAAAGATGAGAAGTTGGCCAAAATCTACAACGAGATTTCCAGTAAGAAAGTATCAGAGATTATGACAAAGGATGTCGTTACCGTGACGCCTGACACAGAAATCATGGATGCGATCGACATCATGATGAAAAAGGATGTTAACAGAATGCCAGTTGTCGAGCACGGAAAGCTCGTTGGTATAGTAACAAAAGGGGATATCATTTGGGCACTGTACAAGGATAAGTTCTCAAAGGCATGA
- a CDS encoding pantoate kinase has protein sequence MKATAFCPGHITGFFQICEHEEILRTGSRGAGLCISLGALSTVKMKRGSGRIEIRINGQKNDAPVTRQALAKLIFDREFDVLVETTLDLPVGQGFGMSAAGTLAASLAVASLMDLPFQKALEVAHEAEIVHRTGLGDVSALSRGGATFRRVEGLPPYGIVDRVAGDAEIVLGVVGPPIPTARVLHDFEMRERINVIGKECVERFSRSPTLSNLFRISREFASRSGIMSECVRNALDAIDGLGPASMVMLGNSIFAAGEAEEIEKQLGKFGETYRVRIDWIGPRVIADD, from the coding sequence ATGAAGGCAACCGCATTTTGCCCAGGACACATTACTGGCTTCTTTCAGATATGCGAACACGAGGAGATCCTTCGCACTGGCTCAAGAGGAGCGGGTTTGTGCATTTCCCTTGGAGCCTTAAGCACCGTAAAGATGAAGAGGGGCAGCGGACGGATTGAGATCAGGATCAATGGACAGAAGAATGACGCGCCTGTTACAAGGCAAGCGCTTGCGAAGTTGATCTTCGATAGAGAATTTGATGTGCTAGTCGAGACAACGCTCGACCTCCCCGTTGGACAGGGATTTGGAATGAGTGCTGCTGGAACTCTGGCAGCTTCACTCGCCGTCGCCTCCCTGATGGACTTACCCTTCCAGAAGGCCCTTGAGGTCGCCCATGAAGCGGAGATCGTTCACAGGACGGGGTTGGGTGACGTATCCGCTCTCTCCAGGGGAGGCGCGACCTTCAGAAGGGTAGAAGGGCTGCCGCCGTATGGAATTGTTGACAGAGTCGCAGGGGATGCGGAAATTGTGCTGGGCGTCGTTGGCCCCCCGATTCCGACAGCGAGGGTGCTCCACGACTTTGAGATGAGGGAGAGAATTAATGTGATCGGAAAGGAGTGCGTCGAAAGATTCTCTAGAAGTCCAACATTGTCTAATCTGTTCAGGATTTCTAGGGAATTTGCATCGCGTTCAGGGATTATGTCAGAGTGCGTTAGGAACGCGCTTGATGCCATTGACGGTTTAGGGCCAGCGAGCATGGTTATGTTGGGAAATTCGATTTTTGCTGCTGGAGAAGCAGAAGAGATCGAGAAGCAATTGGGGAAGTTTGGAGAAACCTATCGTGTACGAATCGATTGGATCGGCCCCCGCGTTATCGCTGACGATTGA